A part of Chloroflexota bacterium genomic DNA contains:
- a CDS encoding phosphatidate cytidylyltransferase, producing MLSQRVKAALVFTPLVLITIYFGGWVFNLFFAAVLLAATFEYWRLFTKIGSSPSLVLMLIGVGGTILVRWFLPQPLHGHILSILIFASAVVSLIQYERGDEHAALNFGITLSGILYVGWIGSYLFDLRTLADGRGWMLTALPAVWLADSGGYYFGGWWGKVKMCPRLSPKKSWMGLLGAAIFGTVSGPLLILLWQTVGWLPAETPLWFGALIGLAAGLITPVGDLLISLFKRTAGEKDTGNLIPGHGGILDRIDTWIWGALLGYYLVLIFGLA from the coding sequence ATGTTATCGCAACGAGTAAAAGCGGCGTTGGTTTTTACGCCGCTTGTTTTAATCACTATCTATTTTGGGGGATGGGTATTCAACCTGTTCTTTGCCGCGGTGCTGTTGGCGGCCACCTTTGAATATTGGCGATTGTTCACAAAAATCGGCAGCAGCCCTTCATTAGTCCTGATGCTAATCGGGGTTGGTGGAACGATCCTGGTTCGCTGGTTCCTGCCTCAACCCCTTCACGGACATATACTCTCCATCCTGATTTTCGCATCAGCCGTAGTTTCCCTCATCCAATATGAAAGAGGAGACGAACACGCTGCCTTGAACTTTGGCATCACCCTCAGTGGCATCCTCTACGTCGGCTGGATCGGCAGCTACCTCTTTGACCTGCGCACCTTGGCGGATGGCCGCGGTTGGATGCTCACCGCGCTGCCCGCTGTCTGGCTGGCCGATTCCGGCGGGTATTACTTCGGGGGCTGGTGGGGAAAGGTCAAGATGTGCCCACGACTCAGCCCCAAGAAATCCTGGATGGGTTTATTGGGTGCAGCCATATTTGGTACAGTGAGCGGCCCCCTGTTGATCCTGCTCTGGCAGACGGTTGGTTGGCTGCCGGCAGAAACGCCCCTCTGGTTTGGGGCCCTCATCGGGTTAGCTGCCGGGTTGATCACTCCCGTGGGCGACCTGTTGATCAGCCTCTTCAAGCGGACCGCCGGCGAGAAAGACACCGGCAATCTGATCCCCGGTCATGGCGGCATATTGGATAGAATCGATACCTGGATTTGGGGTGCGCTGCTAGGATATTATCTGGTTTTGATCTTCGGGCTTGCATAA
- a CDS encoding NAD(P)/FAD-dependent oxidoreductase encodes MTDKRDYIIVGGGMAGLTAAAFLAKDGYQPLLIEKQDRCGGLVTTFTRDGFTYDGGIRATEDSGVLFPMLDALGLNVDFAPNRITLGIEDKIIQVTAEEDLAAYEALLIELYPESADDIRQITAQMKRIMGYMDIQYRIKNPAFLDPKEDWQYFATKVVPWMFQYAAKFKKIEALNTPVEAFLRQYTDNDALVDIIAQHFFTETPAFFALSYIKLYLDYHYPRGGTGTLIQQMVDYIGEHGGEIRLNTAIQSIDPSEKTLTDESGTVYHYEQLIWAADQKTLYREMDTSRLQDSKVRTAINDRWNAIKDKTGNDSILTIYLGVDLDKSFFSEIASEHFFYTPSRKGQSAAGPWPVTGDKETVKQWLADFLQLTTYEIAIPVLRDASLAPEGKTGLIVSVLFDYGLTKAIFDAGWYDEFAKFVEERITQALDGSIYPGLAKAIVQRFSATPLTVERYSGNADGAITGWSFTNHPMPAEHRLPKIYSASKTPIPDVWQAGQWTYSPSGLPISILTGKLAADAAVKALRKGK; translated from the coding sequence ATGACGGATAAGCGCGATTACATCATCGTTGGCGGCGGGATGGCCGGGCTGACCGCTGCGGCATTCCTGGCAAAGGACGGCTACCAGCCCCTGTTGATCGAAAAACAGGATCGCTGCGGCGGGTTGGTCACCACCTTTACGCGGGACGGCTTCACCTATGATGGCGGCATCCGCGCCACCGAGGACTCCGGCGTGCTCTTCCCCATGCTGGATGCACTCGGCCTGAATGTTGATTTCGCCCCCAACAGGATCACCCTGGGGATTGAGGATAAGATAATCCAGGTGACGGCGGAGGAAGACCTCGCCGCCTATGAAGCGCTGCTGATTGAGCTCTACCCCGAAAGTGCCGACGATATCCGTCAGATCACAGCCCAGATGAAGCGCATCATGGGCTATATGGATATCCAGTACCGCATCAAGAACCCCGCCTTCCTCGATCCCAAAGAGGATTGGCAGTATTTTGCCACCAAGGTCGTGCCCTGGATGTTCCAGTACGCCGCCAAGTTCAAGAAGATCGAAGCGCTCAACACCCCCGTGGAAGCTTTCCTGCGTCAATACACCGACAATGACGCCCTGGTGGATATCATCGCCCAGCACTTCTTCACTGAGACACCGGCTTTCTTCGCCCTCTCCTACATCAAGCTCTATCTGGATTATCACTACCCCCGGGGTGGGACCGGCACACTGATCCAGCAGATGGTGGACTATATCGGCGAGCACGGCGGCGAGATCCGGCTGAACACCGCGATCCAATCCATTGACCCCTCCGAGAAAACCCTGACCGACGAGAGCGGGACGGTCTATCACTATGAGCAATTGATCTGGGCCGCAGACCAAAAGACGCTCTACCGGGAGATGGACACCAGCAGACTACAGGACAGCAAAGTTCGCACGGCAATTAATGACCGCTGGAACGCCATCAAAGACAAAACCGGCAATGATTCAATCCTCACCATCTACCTCGGTGTGGACCTGGATAAATCGTTCTTCAGCGAGATCGCCTCGGAGCACTTCTTCTACACCCCCAGCCGCAAGGGACAATCCGCGGCCGGGCCCTGGCCTGTCACCGGTGACAAGGAAACCGTCAAGCAGTGGCTGGCGGACTTCCTCCAGCTGACCACCTATGAGATCGCGATCCCCGTGCTGCGAGATGCCAGCCTGGCGCCGGAAGGCAAAACCGGGCTGATCGTCAGCGTGCTCTTTGATTACGGCCTGACCAAAGCCATCTTCGACGCGGGTTGGTATGATGAATTCGCCAAATTCGTTGAAGAGCGGATCACCCAGGCGCTGGATGGCAGCATTTACCCCGGGCTGGCCAAGGCCATCGTGCAGCGCTTCTCCGCCACCCCGCTGACGGTCGAACGCTATTCCGGCAACGCGGACGGTGCGATCACCGGCTGGTCCTTCACCAACCACCCGATGCCCGCCGAACACCGCCTGCCCAAGATCTACAGCGCCAGCAAGACGCCCATCCCGGATGTCTGGCAAGCCGGCCAGTGGACCTACAGCCCCTCCGGGCTGCCGATCTCGATCCTGACCGGCAAGCTGGCGGCAGATGCGGCGGTCAAGGCCTTGCGTAAGGGGAAATAA
- the frr gene encoding ribosome recycling factor translates to MIKDILREAAERMQSALDTLEDDLSGIRTGRASPALVERLPVDYYGSSTPLIQLASISVPEPRMLLIRPFDPASLKDIEKAIMVSDLGLTPNNDGKAIRLSLPQLTEERRKELVRILHNRMEETRVKIRNIRRDQIRDLRDFEKEGLISEDDQERGEKDLQDLTDKLSEKVETIGEAKEKEIMEV, encoded by the coding sequence ATGATAAAAGATATCTTGCGCGAAGCCGCCGAAAGAATGCAATCTGCATTGGACACCCTCGAGGACGATCTGTCCGGTATTCGTACCGGGCGGGCCTCACCAGCCTTGGTTGAGCGTCTTCCTGTGGACTATTACGGCTCCAGCACCCCCTTGATCCAACTTGCTTCGATCAGTGTGCCTGAGCCGCGCATGCTGTTGATCCGTCCCTTTGACCCGGCCTCGCTGAAAGACATCGAAAAGGCCATCATGGTCTCTGATTTGGGGCTGACGCCCAATAACGACGGTAAAGCAATCCGTCTTTCGCTGCCCCAGCTCACCGAGGAACGGCGCAAGGAACTGGTGCGTATCCTGCATAACCGCATGGAAGAAACCCGCGTCAAGATCCGCAACATTCGCCGCGACCAGATCCGTGACCTGCGCGACTTCGAAAAAGAAGGCCTGATTTCCGAAGACGATCAGGAACGGGGCGAGAAGGACCTCCAGGACCTGACCGATAAGCTCAGCGAAAAAGTTGAGACCATCGGTGAGGCCAAAGAAAAAGAGATCATGGAAGTCTAG
- a CDS encoding isoprenyl transferase — MTPEENPQTFARVPQHIAIIMDGNGRWAKARGLPRLAGHRAGTENLRAIIKAGVDFGIQYMTFYAFSTENWSRPKSEVDGLMKILAEVFDKEAAELHRQGARLIHIGHLDGLPPKLQEKVRNAVEMTSGNNRITIVLAFNYGGRDEIVHAVKHMLKDQVKPEKVNQDLMSAYMFTEGIPDPDFVIRTSGEQRTSNFLTWQTVYSEWYFPKVYWPDFDKVELANAIVEFGNRDRRFGGLNET, encoded by the coding sequence ATGACCCCTGAAGAAAACCCCCAGACTTTTGCACGAGTTCCCCAACACATCGCCATAATTATGGATGGCAATGGCCGCTGGGCCAAAGCCCGCGGGCTGCCACGCCTGGCCGGTCACCGCGCCGGGACAGAAAACCTGCGCGCGATCATCAAAGCCGGCGTCGATTTTGGCATCCAATATATGACCTTTTATGCCTTCTCCACCGAGAACTGGTCCCGGCCAAAATCCGAGGTGGATGGGCTGATGAAGATCCTGGCGGAAGTGTTCGACAAGGAAGCTGCTGAATTGCACAGACAGGGGGCCAGATTGATCCACATCGGTCATCTGGATGGCTTGCCACCGAAACTTCAGGAAAAGGTCCGCAATGCGGTTGAAATGACCAGCGGCAACAACCGGATCACCATCGTGCTGGCTTTCAATTATGGCGGCCGGGATGAGATCGTCCACGCGGTAAAGCATATGCTCAAAGATCAGGTCAAACCCGAGAAGGTCAATCAGGACCTCATGAGCGCCTATATGTTCACGGAAGGCATTCCGGACCCGGACTTCGTGATCCGAACCTCCGGTGAACAGCGCACCAGCAACTTCCTGACCTGGCAGACGGTTTATTCAGAATGGTATTTCCCCAAAGTCTATTGGCCGGATTTCGATAAGGTGGAATTGGCTAATGCAATTGTTGAATTTGGCAATCGGGACCGCCGGTTTGGCGGGCTCAACGAGACCTAA
- a CDS encoding sulfatase-like hydrolase/transferase: MNKAKWYEYLTPVLLAVFPILSLAQNNVDFVNIPALYRPLLITLGVTAVFYLLYFLFLRDPIKAGLLSGILAFLLLFYGNLYLILTARLGDVVNHRWLLPVILALYLLIVGLIIFKVKDARGLNSAVELGVVAIIGYLAVSIGIYEYKVYHTQASLDEDSAPLASALSAESIANLPDIYLILVDGYTRSDVLEEVYGLDNSEFVSELEDLGFWVADCSTSNYPITYLSTASMFGLDYLHHLYEDSDHLVLPPLNESTVFKTLNDHDYQTITFQNFVFAHFNINDDIRYAREGTFTGSITEFERLIVDTSILRILIDMDGAFPDAWAYPFDDNLYLRHYRDTLYALDTLPTLPEVEMPGNKFVYAHLLVTHDPFVFHTDGTFNDTKSITPEEYVESVEYIDSVLPAILEEIIAKSDKPPIIIVMGDHGAIVKGRPIEERFENLFAIYTQGTDPVDAGFYDGISLVNVFRLLFNDLFGSDYGLLNDRSYDVWQTYDLADIDALVKTLCSPQD; this comes from the coding sequence GTGAACAAAGCAAAGTGGTATGAATATCTCACGCCAGTCTTATTAGCCGTATTCCCAATTCTTTCTCTCGCGCAAAACAACGTTGATTTTGTCAATATCCCAGCGCTCTACCGGCCATTGCTCATCACACTGGGCGTCACGGCGGTTTTTTATCTGCTCTATTTCCTATTCCTCCGGGATCCGATCAAGGCGGGGTTGCTTTCGGGGATTTTAGCCTTCCTGCTGCTTTTTTATGGCAACCTTTATCTGATATTAACGGCGCGTTTGGGCGATGTGGTGAATCATCGCTGGTTGCTGCCTGTTATTCTGGCCCTCTACCTGCTGATTGTCGGGCTGATCATCTTCAAGGTCAAAGATGCCCGCGGCCTGAATTCGGCCGTTGAGCTGGGCGTTGTAGCGATCATTGGCTATCTGGCCGTATCGATTGGGATCTATGAATACAAGGTCTATCACACCCAGGCAAGCCTGGATGAGGATAGCGCACCACTGGCCTCCGCCCTTTCCGCAGAGAGCATTGCCAACCTGCCGGATATCTATCTGATCCTGGTGGATGGGTATACCCGATCGGATGTGCTCGAGGAGGTTTACGGGCTGGATAATTCCGAGTTTGTCAGCGAGCTGGAAGACCTCGGATTTTGGGTGGCGGATTGTTCCACTTCAAATTACCCGATCACCTATCTCTCCACCGCATCCATGTTTGGGCTGGATTACCTCCATCACCTCTATGAGGACAGCGATCATCTTGTGCTGCCGCCTTTGAATGAGAGCACGGTCTTCAAGACGCTTAACGATCATGATTACCAGACGATCACCTTTCAGAATTTCGTCTTTGCCCACTTCAACATCAACGATGACATCCGCTATGCCCGAGAGGGCACCTTCACCGGCAGCATCACAGAGTTTGAGCGGCTGATTGTGGATACCTCCATCCTGCGGATTCTGATCGATATGGATGGCGCTTTCCCGGATGCGTGGGCCTATCCTTTTGACGACAACCTCTATCTGCGCCACTACCGCGATACTCTCTACGCGCTGGATACCCTGCCAACCCTGCCGGAAGTGGAGATGCCCGGTAATAAATTCGTCTATGCCCATTTATTGGTCACGCATGACCCCTTTGTGTTCCATACGGATGGTACGTTCAATGACACCAAGTCGATCACCCCGGAAGAATACGTCGAATCGGTCGAATATATTGATTCGGTCCTCCCAGCGATTTTGGAGGAGATCATCGCAAAATCCGATAAGCCGCCGATCATCATCGTCATGGGCGATCACGGCGCAATTGTCAAGGGGCGGCCGATCGAGGAACGCTTTGAGAACCTCTTTGCCATCTATACGCAGGGGACTGACCCGGTGGATGCTGGATTTTATGACGGTATCTCGCTGGTGAATGTCTTCCGCCTGCTCTTCAACGACCTCTTTGGCTCGGACTATGGGCTGCTGAACGACCGCAGTTATGACGTTTGGCAGACCTATGACCTCGCCGATATCGACGCACTGGTGAAAACCCTCTGCAGTCCCCAGGATTGA
- a CDS encoding DUF3048 domain-containing protein has translation MRWKTGTTFLILLLLFLTACTTVGTGVPNPYLETPNGTATRQIESLLEGDFMTETPQASATFAPGFTPSPTITQVPATYYYFDQGVDPLTGLAADEANLDRRPVMAKVSNWPREGRPHAGLSSADIVFEYYIGYQMNRFLAIYYGENSAEIGPIRSGRLVDAQLTNLYQGILAYGNADASVDEVLIERLHDRALAYKNLPCPPMCGYLTHSATGVFLDSADLTTYAEGLGVDNSVQDLRGMYFEDAAPAGDDVGLILRVEYANFSIMEWRYDPESGTYRLWQEAEIENGLVLAPTTDRNTGRRLAFENLVVMFADYIEYAPSLHDIAIETLRAPQQAWFFRDGEWVEGTWRVPEPNRPIIFEMEPGQSMPFKPGQTWIVIVGNSSTIEKPAQGEWTIFFGL, from the coding sequence ATGCGTTGGAAAACCGGAACCACATTCCTCATATTATTGCTGTTATTCCTGACCGCCTGCACGACGGTGGGCACAGGCGTTCCTAATCCCTATCTGGAAACGCCCAATGGCACCGCGACCCGTCAAATTGAATCGCTGCTGGAAGGGGATTTTATGACCGAAACGCCCCAGGCTTCAGCGACCTTTGCCCCCGGCTTCACCCCCTCACCAACGATCACCCAGGTGCCTGCCACCTATTACTACTTTGACCAGGGGGTTGATCCACTCACGGGACTGGCTGCGGATGAAGCCAATCTGGACCGGCGGCCGGTGATGGCGAAGGTTTCCAACTGGCCGCGGGAAGGACGCCCACATGCCGGGCTTTCCAGTGCGGATATCGTCTTTGAATACTATATCGGCTACCAGATGAACCGGTTCCTGGCGATTTATTATGGGGAAAACAGTGCTGAGATCGGCCCGATCCGCTCGGGACGGCTGGTAGATGCCCAGTTAACCAACCTCTACCAGGGGATCCTGGCCTATGGCAATGCGGATGCAAGCGTTGATGAAGTCCTGATCGAGAGACTGCATGACCGTGCACTGGCCTATAAGAACCTGCCCTGTCCGCCGATGTGCGGCTACCTGACCCACTCCGCCACCGGGGTGTTTCTCGATTCCGCCGATTTGACGACCTATGCCGAGGGACTTGGTGTGGATAATTCAGTGCAGGACCTGCGCGGGATGTATTTTGAGGACGCAGCACCCGCTGGGGATGATGTGGGATTGATCCTGCGGGTGGAATATGCTAATTTCAGTATCATGGAATGGCGCTATGATCCCGAGAGCGGCACCTATCGGCTCTGGCAGGAAGCGGAAATTGAGAACGGCCTGGTCTTGGCCCCCACCACTGACCGCAACACTGGACGGCGGTTGGCATTTGAGAATCTGGTGGTGATGTTTGCAGATTATATCGAGTATGCGCCCTCACTGCATGATATTGCCATCGAGACCTTGCGAGCGCCGCAGCAAGCCTGGTTCTTCCGAGATGGAGAGTGGGTCGAGGGGACCTGGCGTGTGCCGGAACCAAACCGCCCGATCATTTTTGAGATGGAACCGGGCCAGTCGATGCCCTTCAAACCGGGTCAGACCTGGATTGTGATTGTGGGAAACAGCTCAACTATCGAGAAGCCCGCCCAGGGCGAATGGACGATCTTCTTTGGGTTGTGA
- a CDS encoding alkaline phosphatase translates to MKKTFYLLLLVLMLSGCVAPTPQINATATETSVVTEAPTLPVTPRERPRIMLFIGDGMGAEHRRAGQYYSLGEVRKLAMNSLDVSGWLSTESYGDTLPDSGASATAMATGVLTDIERIGVDPDGNTLTSILEIAQAQGMSVGLVSTKYITDATTAAFATHVYESSMRDEIAEQMLEHGVDVILGGGEDDFLPTKETGCYPELGNRTDGRNLVTEAQDAGYVTICDAAGLAQIDPATDTKVLGLFADENMERPYSPTLAEMTETAIAILDQNPNGYFLMVEGAMIDIASHFHESQNVMDDVIGFDEAVAVGVAAAEGDENTLVIVTADHETGGLVVNYDPTGTVDEGGPFQMPNGTEFWITWHSGDHTYAHVPVTALGDGAEAFIGLHENTFVFEVMLRFMGVE, encoded by the coding sequence ATGAAAAAAACCTTCTACCTGCTTTTACTGGTCCTGATGCTCTCAGGATGTGTTGCTCCTACGCCGCAAATCAACGCCACCGCCACGGAAACGTCCGTTGTGACCGAAGCCCCCACGCTTCCCGTCACGCCCCGTGAGCGGCCCCGGATCATGCTCTTTATTGGCGATGGGATGGGTGCGGAGCACCGCCGGGCCGGGCAGTATTACTCGCTGGGCGAGGTGCGCAAGCTGGCGATGAATTCGCTGGATGTCTCCGGCTGGCTGAGCACCGAATCTTATGGCGACACGCTGCCCGATTCGGGCGCATCGGCCACCGCGATGGCCACCGGTGTGCTGACCGATATCGAACGGATCGGGGTGGACCCGGACGGCAACACCCTGACGTCCATTTTGGAGATCGCGCAGGCCCAGGGGATGTCGGTGGGACTGGTCTCCACCAAGTACATTACCGATGCCACTACCGCCGCCTTTGCCACGCACGTCTATGAAAGTTCGATGCGAGATGAGATCGCTGAGCAGATGCTGGAACATGGCGTGGATGTGATCCTGGGCGGGGGCGAGGATGACTTCCTGCCCACCAAAGAGACGGGCTGTTACCCCGAGCTGGGCAACCGCACCGATGGGCGCAATTTGGTCACGGAAGCGCAAGACGCGGGCTATGTCACCATTTGTGACGCGGCGGGCCTGGCTCAAATTGACCCGGCTACGGATACCAAGGTGCTGGGGCTGTTTGCCGATGAGAACATGGAGCGCCCCTATTCGCCCACGCTGGCGGAGATGACCGAGACCGCGATTGCCATTTTGGACCAGAACCCCAACGGATACTTCCTGATGGTGGAAGGCGCGATGATCGACATCGCCAGCCACTTCCATGAATCACAGAACGTGATGGATGATGTGATTGGCTTTGACGAGGCCGTGGCAGTGGGGGTGGCGGCGGCAGAGGGGGACGAGAACACGCTGGTGATCGTCACCGCCGACCACGAGACCGGCGGCCTGGTGGTGAACTATGACCCGACCGGCACCGTGGATGAGGGCGGCCCCTTCCAGATGCCCAATGGGACCGAATTCTGGATCACCTGGCATTCCGGTGACCACACCTACGCGCACGTGCCCGTCACGGCCCTGGGTGACGGCGCCGAGGCCTTTATTGGCTTGCATGAGAACACCTTTGTGTTCGAGGTGATGCTGCGGTTTATGGGGGTGGAGTAG
- a CDS encoding nuclear transport factor 2 family protein, with protein MLEKLTAEQIRELWSKTYNTEGKPDWSHLFPYYHEEIVFQDSIQRIEGIEDFKAMCARLTDRCEQLNMDIESVLVEGNTAFLQWTMTMMFKRYPSTPVYGASKLTFAEDNRIIAQRDYFDLWGDIFNGIPRFKPLYRRFLRKRFG; from the coding sequence ATGTTGGAAAAATTGACCGCCGAACAAATCCGTGAATTATGGAGTAAGACCTACAACACTGAGGGAAAACCGGATTGGTCGCATCTCTTCCCCTATTATCACGAGGAGATTGTCTTTCAGGACAGCATCCAGCGCATAGAGGGGATCGAAGACTTCAAAGCCATGTGCGCAAGGCTCACCGATCGCTGCGAACAGCTCAATATGGATATCGAATCCGTACTTGTGGAGGGCAACACCGCTTTTTTGCAGTGGACGATGACCATGATGTTCAAACGCTATCCCAGCACGCCCGTTTACGGTGCCAGCAAGCTGACCTTCGCGGAGGACAACCGGATCATCGCCCAGCGGGATTATTTCGACCTGTGGGGTGATATCTTCAACGGCATCCCCCGCTTCAAGCCCCTCTACCGCCGCTTCTTGCGCAAACGCTTTGGCTAG
- a CDS encoding DUF4256 domain-containing protein — MSPEMKLTTPQQAELFNTLQARFEANPTRHAGITWADVQTRLEAHPEKLWSLNEMERTGGEPDVVDLDADTGEVIFTDCVPESPEGRRALCYDQAALEARKKNKPAGSAMGMADEMGVTLLSEAEYRALEQLGAFDLKTSSWVLTPAKVRNLGGALFCDRRFDTVFVYHNGADSYYSARGFRASLRV, encoded by the coding sequence ATGTCCCCAGAAATGAAGTTAACCACTCCCCAACAGGCTGAACTGTTTAATACATTACAGGCCCGCTTTGAGGCCAACCCCACCCGCCACGCGGGCATCACCTGGGCCGACGTGCAAACCCGGCTGGAAGCTCACCCGGAGAAACTATGGTCACTGAATGAGATGGAACGCACCGGAGGTGAACCGGACGTGGTAGACCTGGATGCTGACACCGGTGAGGTGATCTTCACCGACTGCGTGCCGGAAAGCCCCGAGGGCCGCAGAGCGCTCTGTTATGACCAGGCTGCGCTGGAAGCCCGCAAGAAGAACAAGCCTGCGGGCAGCGCTATGGGCATGGCGGATGAGATGGGGGTGACACTTCTGTCGGAAGCTGAATATCGCGCACTCGAACAACTGGGGGCATTTGACCTCAAGACCTCAAGCTGGGTGTTGACCCCCGCAAAAGTCCGTAACCTGGGCGGCGCGCTGTTCTGTGACCGGCGCTTCGACACCGTCTTCGTCTATCACAACGGCGCCGATTCCTATTACAGCGCTCGTGGGTTCAGGGCCTCGCTGCGGGTGTGA
- a CDS encoding metal ABC transporter permease has translation MSGILSYTFMQNAFATGILVSLACGVIGTLVVLKRMVFISGGVAHTAYGGIGMAFYFGINPILGALTFSLGASLLMGYIQRKTRQRPDTLIGVMWAIGMAIGIIFTDLTPGYKSDLMSYLFGSILAVTQTDLWLMLIVDVIVIGVTFLFFKEFQATAFDESFARTRNIPVDLLYVILVTMIGLAVVMLMRVVGLIMIIALLTVPAAIGSLFLKNMGKIMWLAIGLSVVFTTGGLLLSYAFNLTSGATIILVAGAAYLIALLVRRLCKRCPDE, from the coding sequence ATGAGCGGCATTCTGAGCTATACCTTTATGCAAAATGCCTTCGCAACTGGCATCCTGGTGAGCCTGGCCTGCGGCGTGATCGGCACCCTGGTAGTGCTGAAACGGATGGTCTTTATCTCCGGCGGCGTCGCCCACACCGCCTATGGTGGGATCGGGATGGCCTTCTATTTCGGGATCAACCCCATCCTCGGCGCACTGACCTTCAGCCTGGGCGCCTCCCTTTTAATGGGCTATATCCAACGCAAAACCCGCCAGCGGCCTGACACCCTGATCGGTGTGATGTGGGCCATCGGCATGGCCATTGGCATCATCTTCACCGACCTGACCCCCGGCTATAAATCCGACCTGATGAGTTATCTCTTTGGCAGCATCCTGGCCGTCACCCAGACGGATCTCTGGCTGATGTTGATCGTGGATGTCATCGTGATCGGTGTTACTTTCCTGTTCTTCAAAGAGTTCCAGGCTACCGCCTTTGACGAATCCTTCGCCCGAACCCGAAATATTCCAGTGGATCTGCTCTATGTGATCCTGGTGACCATGATCGGTCTGGCAGTGGTCATGTTGATGCGTGTTGTAGGGCTGATTATGATCATCGCCCTGCTGACCGTGCCGGCTGCCATTGGGTCTCTCTTCCTCAAGAACATGGGCAAGATCATGTGGCTGGCAATCGGCCTAAGTGTGGTTTTCACCACCGGCGGCCTGTTATTATCCTATGCCTTCAACCTGACCTCCGGGGCAACCATCATTTTGGTGGCAGGCGCTGCTTATTTGATCGCCCTCCTGGTGCGGCGTCTCTGTAAACGCTGCCCGGACGAATAG
- a CDS encoding SDR family oxidoreductase, with amino-acid sequence MPLPDELQFMANALKPQKNTNARMDGKICIITGATSGVGYQAAKRLAQAGADIVLVCRNPQKGETVRQELTDAFGVNVSVVLADFTRLDEVRRAANEILEHYPRIDVLINNAGVHRTHRTLTEAGFETVFCVNHLAAFLLTRLLLDRILASAPAQILYVNSEGHRFGGLDLDDLDWAKRRYKGLQGYGAAKTAQLLTIWELNDLLAGTGVTVNAMHPGAVRTQIGMDNGWLYRTYQRFILGPFLQKPEVSGEAIYYLLAAPEMQNVSGKFYNKTNEETPMPHAMDRALGKRVWAVSEELTGLPHLPLKEE; translated from the coding sequence ATGCCGCTGCCCGATGAACTTCAATTTATGGCCAATGCCCTCAAGCCGCAAAAAAACACCAACGCGCGGATGGATGGCAAAATCTGCATCATCACCGGCGCGACCTCCGGCGTGGGCTATCAGGCCGCCAAACGGCTGGCCCAGGCTGGGGCAGATATTGTGCTTGTCTGCCGCAACCCGCAAAAGGGCGAAACCGTCCGCCAGGAACTGACTGACGCCTTCGGGGTTAATGTTAGTGTCGTCCTCGCTGATTTCACCCGCCTGGACGAGGTCCGCCGGGCCGCCAATGAGATACTTGAACACTACCCCCGCATCGATGTCCTGATCAATAACGCCGGAGTGCACCGCACCCACCGCACGCTCACGGAGGCTGGCTTCGAGACCGTATTCTGCGTGAACCACCTGGCCGCCTTCCTGCTGACCCGCCTGCTGCTGGACCGGATCCTTGCCAGCGCACCCGCCCAGATCCTCTATGTGAACTCTGAGGGCCACCGCTTCGGCGGGCTGGACCTGGACGACCTGGACTGGGCTAAGCGCCGCTACAAAGGCCTGCAAGGTTATGGCGCGGCCAAAACCGCCCAGCTGCTCACCATCTGGGAGCTGAACGACCTGCTGGCCGGCACAGGTGTGACTGTCAACGCGATGCACCCCGGCGCAGTGCGAACCCAGATCGGCATGGACAACGGCTGGCTCTACCGAACTTATCAACGATTTATCCTGGGACCGTTCCTGCAGAAGCCGGAGGTCTCCGGTGAAGCGATCTATTATCTGCTCGCCGCGCCAGAAATGCAGAACGTGAGCGGGAAATTTTATAATAAAACCAATGAAGAGACGCCGATGCCCCACGCAATGGACCGGGCACTCGGTAAGCGGGTGTGGGCCGTCAGCGAGGAGCTGACCGGGCTGCCCCACCTGCCATTGAAGGAGGAATAA